The proteins below come from a single Piscinibacter gummiphilus genomic window:
- a CDS encoding fatty acid desaturase, with protein MNEMMSLWNGLVAWLAGGLVEASWWQIVLYTLATTHITIAAVTIFLHRSQAHRALDLHAIPSHFFRLWLWLGTGMVTKEWVAIHRKHHAKCETQDDPHSPVAHGIKTVLLTGSELYRAEAKNQETLSKFGHGTPDDWMERNVYSRFTWQGVGIMLILNLMLFGAAGLTVWAVQMLWIPITAAGIINGLGHWWGYRNFEAPDASTNVSPWGIIIGGEELHNNHHTYPTSAKLSVKKYEFDIGWAYIRALEMMGLAKVRKTPPMLKLGNIKPVADSKTLEALIANRYEVMAKYARDLRVACATEVKRLKAEGAGANAKLANMRLARRWLHRDADKIPSHVKAAVESARDQSPALAKLVAMREELRSLWTRTNVSAEQLVADLQAWCKKAEESGIAALQEFALKLRAAHA; from the coding sequence ATGAACGAAATGATGTCTCTGTGGAATGGTCTGGTCGCTTGGCTGGCCGGTGGTCTGGTGGAAGCGTCCTGGTGGCAGATCGTGCTGTACACCCTGGCCACGACGCACATCACGATCGCAGCGGTCACGATCTTCCTGCATCGTTCGCAAGCCCACCGCGCGCTCGACCTCCACGCCATCCCCTCTCATTTCTTCCGCCTCTGGCTGTGGCTGGGCACGGGCATGGTGACGAAGGAATGGGTGGCCATCCACCGCAAGCACCACGCGAAGTGCGAAACGCAGGACGACCCGCACAGCCCGGTTGCGCACGGCATCAAGACCGTGCTGCTGACCGGCAGCGAGCTCTATCGCGCCGAGGCGAAGAACCAGGAGACGCTCTCCAAGTTCGGCCACGGCACGCCCGATGACTGGATGGAGCGCAACGTCTACAGCCGCTTCACCTGGCAGGGTGTGGGCATCATGCTCATCCTCAACCTGATGCTGTTCGGTGCGGCTGGCCTCACCGTCTGGGCGGTCCAGATGCTGTGGATCCCGATCACCGCCGCCGGCATCATCAACGGCCTCGGCCACTGGTGGGGTTACCGCAATTTCGAGGCGCCGGACGCGAGCACCAACGTGTCGCCCTGGGGCATCATCATCGGCGGCGAAGAGCTGCACAACAACCACCACACCTACCCGACGAGCGCCAAGCTGTCGGTCAAGAAGTACGAGTTCGACATCGGCTGGGCTTACATCCGTGCGCTCGAGATGATGGGTCTGGCGAAGGTGCGCAAGACCCCCCCGATGCTCAAGCTGGGCAACATCAAGCCGGTGGCCGATTCCAAGACGCTCGAGGCGCTGATCGCCAACCGCTACGAGGTGATGGCCAAGTACGCGCGCGACCTGCGCGTTGCCTGTGCGACCGAAGTGAAGCGCCTGAAGGCCGAAGGCGCCGGTGCCAACGCCAAGCTGGCCAACATGCGCCTGGCCCGCCGCTGGCTGCACCGTGATGCCGACAAGATCCCGAGCCATGTGAAGGCGGCGGTCGAGAGCGCCCGTGATCAGAGCCCGGCGCTGGCCAAGTTGGTCGCCATGCGCGAAGAGCTGCGCTCCCTGTGGACGCGCACCAATGTGTCGGCCGAGCAACTCGTGGCCGATCTGCAAGCCTGGTGCAAGAAGGCCGAAGAGAGCGGCATCGCCGCGCTCCAGGAGTTTGCGCTCAAGCTGCGCGCCGCCCACGCGTAA
- the rpmG gene encoding 50S ribosomal protein L33 has protein sequence MAKGGREKIKLESSAGTGHFYTTDKNKKTTPEKIEIMKFDPKARKHVMYKETKLK, from the coding sequence ATGGCAAAAGGTGGACGCGAAAAGATCAAGCTGGAATCGTCAGCCGGCACCGGTCACTTCTACACGACCGACAAGAACAAGAAGACGACGCCCGAGAAGATCGAGATCATGAAGTTCGATCCGAAGGCTCGCAAGCACGTGATGTACAAGGAAACGAAGCTGAAGTAA
- the rpmB gene encoding 50S ribosomal protein L28, with product MARVCQVTGKGPMVGNNVSHANNKTKRRFLPNLQYRRFWLENENRWVRLRISNAALRLIDKVGIEQVVADLRARGEI from the coding sequence ATGGCACGCGTCTGTCAAGTCACGGGCAAGGGCCCGATGGTGGGCAACAACGTTTCCCACGCCAACAACAAGACCAAGCGCCGTTTCCTGCCCAACCTGCAATACCGCCGGTTCTGGCTTGAAAACGAAAACCGCTGGGTGCGCCTGCGCATCTCCAACGCGGCACTGCGCCTGATCGACAAGGTGGGCATCGAGCAGGTTGTCGCCGACCTGCGCGCCCGCGGCGAAATCTAA
- the trxB gene encoding thioredoxin-disulfide reductase: MTQNNTQHAQVLILGSGPAGYTAAIYAARANLKPMLVTGIAQGGQLMTTTEVDNWPADVMGVQGPELMQRFLQHAERFNTQIVFDHINTVDFSKRPFTLKGDSGTYTCDALIIATGASAKYLGLPSEETFMGRGVSGCATCDGFFYRGQEVCVVGGGNTAVEEALYLSNIASKVHLIHRRDKFRAEAILIDKLMEKVKAGTMQLHLWQTLDEVLGDASGVTGVRLKSTDSGSTQDLAVKGCFIAIGHQPNTDIFKGQLEMKDGYIVTQSGLNGMATMTSVPGVFAAGDVQDHIYRQAITSAGTGCMAALDAQRFLGH; the protein is encoded by the coding sequence ATGACTCAGAACAACACCCAACACGCCCAGGTCCTGATCCTCGGCTCCGGCCCCGCGGGCTACACCGCCGCCATCTACGCGGCACGCGCCAATCTCAAGCCGATGCTCGTGACGGGCATCGCGCAGGGTGGCCAGCTCATGACCACCACTGAAGTCGACAACTGGCCGGCCGACGTGATGGGCGTGCAAGGCCCCGAGCTGATGCAGCGCTTCCTGCAGCATGCTGAGCGCTTCAACACCCAGATCGTGTTCGATCACATCAACACCGTCGACTTCTCCAAGCGCCCGTTCACGCTCAAGGGCGACTCGGGCACCTACACCTGCGATGCGTTGATCATTGCGACCGGCGCGTCGGCCAAGTACCTGGGCCTGCCTTCTGAAGAGACTTTCATGGGCCGCGGCGTCAGCGGCTGCGCCACCTGCGACGGTTTCTTCTACCGCGGGCAGGAAGTGTGCGTGGTGGGTGGTGGCAACACGGCGGTCGAAGAGGCGCTGTATCTGTCCAACATCGCGAGCAAGGTGCACCTGATTCACCGCCGCGACAAGTTCCGCGCCGAGGCGATCCTGATCGACAAGCTGATGGAGAAGGTCAAGGCCGGCACGATGCAGTTGCACTTGTGGCAAACGCTCGACGAAGTGCTGGGCGATGCCTCCGGCGTGACCGGCGTGCGCCTGAAAAGCACCGACAGCGGCAGCACCCAGGATCTCGCCGTCAAAGGCTGCTTCATTGCCATCGGCCACCAGCCCAACACCGACATCTTCAAGGGCCAACTGGAGATGAAGGATGGCTACATCGTCACCCAGAGCGGCCTGAACGGCATGGCAACAATGACGAGCGTGCCCGGCGTCTTCGCCGCGGGCGACGTGCAGGACCACATCTATCGCCAAGCCATCACCAGCGCCGGAACCGGCTGCATGGCCGCGCTGGACGCGCAGCGTTTCCTCGGCCATTGA
- a CDS encoding Crp/Fnr family transcriptional regulator → MAMLSNLDLIRRVPLFSLLTNEQATAIADSVVKRRFRRGEIIVEHGKKSNALFILLTGRARVLTSDSRGREVILAVLHPGNYVGEMSLIDNEPHSATVRAEVQTDMLILGRAEFARCLPENSSLSYAIMRGLVQRLRSADRQIESLALLDVYGRVARSLLDMAEDDGDVKIIRNKVSRQDMAKIVGASREMVSRVMKDLEDRGMVETQENGSVIIKERLTG, encoded by the coding sequence ATGGCCATGTTGTCCAATCTGGACTTGATCCGGCGCGTGCCGCTGTTTTCCCTGCTGACCAATGAGCAGGCCACGGCCATCGCCGACAGCGTGGTGAAGCGCCGGTTCCGCCGGGGAGAGATCATCGTCGAGCATGGCAAGAAGTCGAACGCGTTGTTCATTCTGCTCACGGGTCGCGCACGTGTGCTGACATCCGACTCCCGCGGCCGCGAGGTCATCCTCGCCGTGCTGCACCCCGGCAACTACGTCGGCGAGATGAGCCTGATCGACAACGAGCCGCATTCGGCCACCGTGCGTGCCGAGGTGCAGACCGACATGCTGATCCTCGGCCGAGCAGAATTCGCGCGCTGCCTCCCCGAGAACTCCAGCCTCTCCTACGCCATCATGCGCGGCCTCGTGCAACGCCTGCGCAGCGCCGACCGCCAGATCGAATCGCTGGCGCTGCTCGACGTCTACGGCCGAGTGGCCCGCTCGCTGCTCGACATGGCCGAAGACGACGGCGACGTGAAGATCATCCGCAACAAGGTCTCCCGGCAAGACATGGCCAAGATCGTCGGCGCATCGCGCGAGATGGTCAGCCGCGTCATGAAGGACCTCGAAGACCGCGGCATGGTCGAGACCCAGGAAAACGGCTCCGTCATCATCAAAGAACGCCTGACGGGCTGA
- a CDS encoding DNA translocase FtsK yields the protein MTFPLGSLRPEGGSAASAAGTYTRDGAPASSPMTPVGLRTRFGVLVGGVLWLLALIALVTHNAADAAFSTSGSAAVPINKIGALGARFSDIAFVLFGYSAWWGMLISLRAWLSALARVLRGGEPAQAPRPQAPLWMFWVGVALLMCASCALEWTRLYQFEPHVAGGNAGGVLGYLLGPVSQRWLGFAGSGVLWIAMLVAGLALAFRFSWLRTAEGIGQWVDSLREKRVERIERAEDQRIGERAVREREHVVEVEHQLHEEHVPIVIETPVIEVPKSERVVKERQKPLFTELADTKLPQVDLLDAAPGRQETVTPETLEMTSRLIEKKLKDFGVEVRVVAASPGPVITRYEIEPATGVKGSQIVNLAKDLARSLSLVSIRVVEVIPGKNYMALELPNAKRQTIRLSEILGSQVYNDAASQLTMGLGKDIIGAPVVADLAKMPHCLVAGTTGSGKSVGINAMILSLLYKAEARDVRLILIDPKMLEMSVYEGIPHLLAPVVTDMKQAANALNWCVGEMERRYKLMSKLGVRNLAGYNKKIAEATERGEALPNPFSLTPEQPEPLERLPHIVVVIDELADLMMVVGKKIEELIARLAQKARAAGIHLILATQRPSVDVITGLIKANIPTRLSFQVSSKIDSRTILDQMGAEALLGMGDMLYMASGTGLPVRVHGAFVSDDEVHRVVDYLKQQGEPNYIEGILEGGMLDGEGDPSTADMPGGGGGENDPMYDQAVAVVLQHRRASISLVQRHLRIGYNRAARLLEQMEKSGLVSAMSTNGNRDIIVPARSE from the coding sequence ATGACGTTTCCCCTCGGATCGCTACGCCCTGAAGGCGGTTCGGCGGCCTCGGCTGCCGGCACCTACACCCGCGATGGGGCTCCAGCTTCCTCCCCCATGACTCCCGTCGGTCTGCGCACGCGCTTCGGCGTGCTCGTCGGCGGCGTGTTGTGGTTGCTGGCGCTGATTGCGCTGGTCACGCACAACGCGGCCGACGCAGCCTTCTCGACCTCCGGCAGCGCCGCTGTGCCGATCAACAAGATCGGCGCGCTCGGCGCACGCTTCTCGGACATTGCGTTCGTGCTCTTCGGCTATTCCGCCTGGTGGGGCATGTTGATCAGCTTGCGTGCGTGGTTGAGCGCATTGGCGCGCGTGCTGCGCGGCGGCGAACCTGCGCAAGCGCCTCGGCCGCAGGCGCCGTTGTGGATGTTCTGGGTGGGCGTGGCGCTGCTGATGTGCGCAAGTTGCGCGCTCGAGTGGACGCGCCTCTACCAGTTCGAGCCGCACGTGGCCGGCGGCAACGCGGGCGGCGTGCTGGGTTATCTGCTCGGCCCCGTCAGCCAGCGCTGGCTGGGGTTTGCCGGCTCGGGTGTGTTGTGGATCGCGATGCTGGTGGCGGGCCTCGCGCTGGCGTTCCGCTTCTCGTGGCTGCGCACCGCCGAGGGCATCGGCCAGTGGGTCGACTCGCTGCGCGAGAAACGTGTGGAGCGCATCGAGCGTGCCGAAGACCAACGCATCGGCGAGCGTGCCGTGCGCGAGCGTGAGCATGTGGTGGAAGTCGAGCACCAGCTGCACGAAGAGCACGTGCCCATCGTGATCGAGACGCCGGTGATCGAAGTGCCGAAGTCGGAGCGTGTGGTGAAGGAGCGCCAGAAGCCGCTCTTCACCGAACTCGCCGACACCAAGCTTCCGCAGGTCGACCTGCTCGACGCGGCGCCCGGCCGCCAGGAAACCGTGACACCCGAGACGCTCGAGATGACCTCGCGTCTCATCGAGAAGAAGCTCAAGGACTTCGGCGTCGAAGTGCGAGTCGTCGCCGCCTCGCCCGGCCCGGTGATCACGCGCTACGAGATCGAGCCGGCCACCGGCGTGAAGGGCTCGCAGATCGTCAACCTCGCGAAGGACCTGGCGCGCTCATTGAGCCTCGTGAGCATCCGCGTCGTCGAGGTGATCCCGGGCAAGAACTACATGGCGCTGGAGCTGCCCAACGCCAAGCGGCAGACCATCCGCCTGTCCGAGATCCTCGGCTCGCAGGTCTACAACGACGCCGCCTCGCAGCTCACCATGGGCCTGGGCAAGGACATCATCGGCGCCCCCGTCGTCGCCGACCTCGCGAAGATGCCGCACTGCCTCGTGGCCGGTACCACCGGCTCGGGCAAGTCCGTGGGCATCAACGCGATGATCCTGTCGCTGCTCTACAAGGCCGAAGCACGCGACGTTCGCCTCATCCTCATCGACCCGAAGATGCTGGAGATGAGCGTGTACGAAGGCATCCCGCACCTGCTGGCGCCGGTCGTCACCGACATGAAGCAGGCCGCCAACGCGCTCAACTGGTGTGTGGGCGAGATGGAGCGCCGCTACAAGCTGATGAGCAAGCTCGGCGTGCGCAACCTCGCTGGCTACAACAAGAAGATCGCCGAGGCCACGGAGCGTGGCGAGGCCCTGCCCAACCCGTTCAGCTTGACGCCCGAGCAGCCCGAGCCGCTGGAGCGCCTGCCGCATATCGTGGTGGTGATCGACGAGTTGGCCGATCTGATGATGGTCGTCGGCAAGAAGATCGAGGAGTTGATCGCCCGCCTTGCGCAGAAGGCGCGTGCCGCCGGCATCCATCTCATCCTCGCCACGCAGCGTCCGAGCGTCGACGTGATCACCGGCCTCATCAAGGCCAACATTCCCACGCGTCTCTCCTTCCAGGTCAGCAGCAAGATCGACAGCCGCACCATCCTCGACCAGATGGGCGCCGAAGCGCTGCTCGGCATGGGCGACATGCTCTACATGGCCTCGGGCACGGGCCTGCCGGTGCGTGTGCACGGTGCCTTCGTGAGCGACGACGAAGTGCACCGCGTCGTCGACTACCTCAAGCAACAGGGTGAGCCCAACTACATCGAGGGCATCCTCGAAGGGGGCATGCTCGACGGTGAAGGCGACCCGAGCACCGCCGACATGCCCGGTGGCGGTGGCGGCGAGAACGACCCGATGTACGACCAGGCCGTGGCCGTGGTGCTGCAACACCGCCGAGCCTCGATCTCGCTTGTGCAGCGCCATCTGCGCATCGGCTACAACCGCGCAGCCAGACTGCTGGAACAAATGGAGAAATCCGGCCTCGTAAGTGCCATGTCCACCAACGGCAACCGCGACATCATCGTCCCGGCCCGCAGCGAATGA
- the lolA gene encoding outer membrane lipoprotein chaperone LolA — protein sequence MKKFLVSTLLMFAAAAASAQTAVDTLKDFVRDVKSGRAEFTQTVTSPDGAKKKTSSGKFEFSRPNRFRFTYLKPFEQVIVADGQKVWIYDADLNQASSRKFSQALGATPAALLAGGSLEKDFDLAAQPAKDGLDWVEATPKAKEGSFKSVRVGFKGKTLSAIEVVDAFNQRSLLQFSQFVANEPIKAETFVFTVPKGADLIEQ from the coding sequence ATGAAGAAGTTTCTTGTCTCGACGTTGCTGATGTTTGCTGCCGCGGCAGCCAGCGCACAAACCGCGGTCGACACGCTCAAGGACTTCGTGCGCGACGTGAAGTCGGGCCGCGCTGAGTTCACGCAGACCGTCACCTCGCCCGATGGCGCGAAGAAGAAGACCTCGAGCGGCAAGTTCGAGTTCTCGCGCCCCAACCGTTTTCGCTTCACCTACCTCAAGCCCTTCGAGCAGGTGATCGTGGCCGACGGCCAAAAGGTCTGGATCTACGACGCCGACCTGAACCAGGCCAGCTCGCGCAAGTTCAGCCAGGCGCTCGGCGCCACACCTGCGGCGCTGCTGGCCGGTGGCTCATTGGAGAAAGACTTCGACCTTGCTGCTCAACCGGCGAAGGACGGTCTCGACTGGGTCGAGGCCACGCCCAAGGCGAAGGAGGGCAGCTTCAAGTCGGTGCGCGTGGGCTTCAAGGGCAAGACCCTGAGCGCGATCGAAGTGGTCGACGCGTTCAACCAGCGCTCGCTGCTGCAATTCAGCCAGTTCGTGGCCAACGAGCCGATCAAGGCCGAGACCTTCGTCTTCACCGTGCCCAAGGGCGCGGACCTCATCGAGCAGTGA
- a CDS encoding tetratricopeptide repeat protein, which produces MPILALVHLAIAAFFAVHAVRNGRPNYWLMVLFAFPALGSLVYFFAEYLPDIRHTRTGRNAARVMQGLVDPQRELRLAAAEFDRTPTAYNRAQLARALLAKGQVEDAIAHYREAASGAYAKDVSFLKGLAIAELEAGRHTDAVATLERLFAASPEHKTGDLALMYAEALHGAGRSEAAQAFEVVIATDGTLEARFKYGLFQKQRGNLSAAKLAFEHVLADAKRGHAHSRDMNREWIAAAKQALTEMESAAR; this is translated from the coding sequence ATGCCGATCCTTGCCCTGGTCCACCTGGCCATCGCGGCCTTCTTTGCCGTTCATGCCGTGCGCAACGGGCGGCCCAACTACTGGTTGATGGTGCTCTTCGCGTTCCCGGCACTCGGAAGCCTCGTGTACTTCTTCGCCGAATACCTGCCCGACATCCGCCACACCCGCACCGGCCGCAACGCCGCACGCGTGATGCAGGGCCTGGTGGACCCCCAGCGCGAGCTGCGCCTGGCTGCCGCCGAGTTCGACCGCACACCCACCGCCTACAACCGCGCGCAGCTCGCGCGTGCCCTGCTCGCCAAGGGGCAGGTGGAAGACGCCATCGCCCACTACCGCGAAGCGGCGTCGGGTGCGTATGCGAAAGACGTGTCCTTCCTCAAGGGCCTGGCCATCGCCGAGCTCGAAGCCGGGCGGCACACCGATGCCGTGGCCACGCTGGAGCGGCTCTTCGCCGCCTCGCCTGAACACAAGACCGGCGACCTCGCCCTGATGTACGCCGAAGCGCTGCACGGTGCCGGCCGGTCGGAAGCGGCCCAGGCCTTCGAAGTCGTCATCGCGACCGACGGCACGCTCGAAGCCCGCTTCAAGTACGGCCTCTTCCAGAAGCAGCGCGGCAACCTGAGTGCGGCCAAGCTGGCGTTCGAACACGTGCTGGCCGATGCGAAGCGCGGCCACGCGCATTCGCGCGACATGAACCGCGAGTGGATCGCGGCCGCCAAGCAAGCCCTCACCGAGATGGAGAGCGCGGCGCGCTGA
- a CDS encoding replication-associated recombination protein A produces the protein MESLQLPLGDDDAQAPLAERLRPRTLAEVIGQQHLLGPGKPLRVAFESGRLHSMILWGPPGVGKTTLARLMTDGFDAQFIQISAVLGGVKDIREAVERAQVAQGTGKRTVVFVDEVHRFNKAQQDAFLPHVESGLFTFIGATTENPSFEVNSALLSRATVHVLKSLTDEDMTQLLQRARDLLGAPPLTEAARDRLIGYADGDARRLLNAYENLVRMADSKADTIDESQLERSLGEQLRRYDKGGEQFYDTISALHKAVRGSDPDAALYWFVRMLDGGVDPRYASRRLVRMASEDIGLADPRALRMALDAAETYERLGSPEGELALAQAVVFLAMAPKSNAVYTAYNTVRAFIAKDGTRPVPLHLRNAPTKLMKDLDYGRDYRYAHDEPGGFAAGENYWPDKLVPQRFYQPVERGLELKIGERLQELRRLNDEARERSTEGDKRKNR, from the coding sequence ATGGAATCGCTGCAGTTGCCCCTGGGAGACGATGACGCGCAAGCGCCGCTGGCCGAGCGGCTGCGGCCCCGCACGCTGGCCGAGGTGATCGGCCAGCAGCACCTGCTCGGGCCCGGCAAGCCGCTGCGTGTGGCGTTCGAGTCGGGCCGCCTGCACTCGATGATCCTCTGGGGCCCGCCTGGCGTCGGCAAGACGACGCTTGCGCGCCTGATGACCGATGGCTTCGATGCCCAGTTCATCCAGATCTCGGCCGTGCTGGGCGGTGTGAAGGACATCCGCGAGGCTGTCGAGCGTGCGCAGGTGGCGCAGGGCACGGGCAAGCGCACCGTGGTGTTCGTCGACGAGGTGCATCGCTTCAACAAGGCCCAGCAGGATGCCTTCCTGCCGCACGTGGAGTCGGGCCTCTTTACCTTCATCGGTGCGACCACCGAGAACCCGTCGTTCGAGGTCAACTCGGCCTTGCTCTCGCGTGCCACGGTGCACGTGCTGAAGTCGCTCACCGACGAGGACATGACGCAGCTGCTGCAGCGCGCCCGCGACCTGCTGGGCGCACCGCCGCTCACCGAGGCCGCGCGAGACCGCCTCATCGGCTATGCCGACGGCGACGCGCGCCGCCTGCTCAATGCCTACGAGAACCTCGTGCGCATGGCCGATTCCAAAGCCGACACCATCGACGAGTCGCAACTCGAGCGCTCGCTCGGCGAGCAGCTGCGCCGCTACGACAAGGGCGGCGAGCAGTTCTACGACACCATCTCCGCCTTGCACAAGGCCGTGCGCGGCAGTGACCCCGATGCCGCGCTCTACTGGTTCGTGCGCATGCTCGACGGTGGTGTCGACCCACGCTACGCTTCGCGCCGCCTCGTGCGCATGGCCAGCGAAGACATCGGCCTGGCCGACCCCCGCGCGCTGCGCATGGCGCTCGATGCGGCCGAGACCTACGAGCGCCTAGGCAGCCCCGAGGGCGAGCTGGCGCTGGCTCAGGCGGTGGTCTTCCTCGCGATGGCGCCGAAGTCGAACGCCGTCTACACCGCCTACAACACCGTGCGCGCCTTCATCGCGAAAGACGGCACCCGGCCGGTGCCGCTTCACCTGCGCAATGCACCGACCAAGCTCATGAAGGACTTGGACTATGGGCGCGACTACCGCTATGCGCACGACGAGCCGGGTGGCTTCGCGGCCGGTGAGAACTACTGGCCCGACAAGCTTGTGCCGCAGCGCTTCTACCAGCCGGTCGAACGCGGCCTGGAGCTGAAAATAGGGGAGC